The genomic interval AATCATTTGAtatcgtaataatattttcgaaattattccaGTACTATAAAGAATGATCTACTTATCGATAATCATCTTTATTCAGCACTGTAATGTCTTACCAGTGTTAAAAATCATGCAAAAACTACAGTCCCAATTGCTGAATAACAATGAGAATGCAGTAACCGCAAGAGTCCAACGAAAAGTACTATGACTCATCCGATGGGGATTGAAGTCTCGTATGAATGATGCTCGCAATAGTGATAATTTGGGAATTCCCTGTTGGTATGGACTGATAAGTTGGAAGCTCTTCTCGGTACTCGGGGTTTCTGAAAATCGAAACTCAAGCTGTTGATTATTTCTCGACGTCTCCAAAGTGagacttcttttttcactttcccaTTTTCATCTCGGCGAAAATAATCTCGTTTAgtacaaaaatattaataacattCGTTCCAGACAGCGAAAAGATCTCTATGACGCGGCACAATGCACGACGATGGTACCAATCGTTAAATATTGTTCGGGGTAGAAATCATCCCTGGCAAAAGTATGTATGAAAGTATAATGTGTGTGTGCATAACATACAAGTATTGATCGATATTAAGCTTGATTGGCTCCTGGCACGGAACTTCACAGAAATGAGATAACACGAATATTAAAATCAGATTAAGAATTTGGGTCCCTTCATATCATAGCAATTAGAGACTGTTGCGTATCTATCGGTTCGATTCaggattattgaaaataatccatCACAATTCGATCTATCTTTTGTGGTAtggaaaatttgtcgaacTCTGCACTGATTTCCTTTTATCGTACCCAGGTTGTccatcggaatattttcatgtatcatgtatttcatgtatatattttctaaaatagaATGAGCAATAATTAATCTACATTCCATTGCTTATAATTTTATGATTCTGGTCAAGTTACAGAAAATagttttaatcatttttgtgGACACCGTCTACACAACAGACACGTTGCATCGATGAAGATCGAAAAAAGATCAGGATCCAATTTTTTAGTCACCTTAACAGATGCTACATAAATTTCTGATTAAATTTTAGTCACGGTACTTGAAGTCATATGTCAGCTTgttttaaaatcaaaaaattacattgataATACTGCCTCGAGAAAAGTCTACCGAATACCATGTTCCCTAATACCATGATTGCTCGACATaattaaattgataaaaatttagcaAATCCCACTGCTATAATATCGGTATTATGATTTATTGTTGTATATCTAATGTGTATAGTTTGATCGTACAACTTGACTCTACATTTGTCTTACATCGTTCATTAGAATGTGCACCTACGTGATTCATTGGTAAGTGAAAGGAACTATTACTTTTTTCGcaagatgacaaaaaaatccaaagttaATAGGTATATTACGATATGTGGATTTAACTATGTAAAatactctgaaaaaaaatcatcaaaatgAGAATTATGCGGTAAATATTCAAGAATTATCAGGAAGCGTGCTTTAGGGTTCAACAATAGGCGCATTCTTTTCTTCAGGTGCCCGtaaatttattgatattttataGTTTGTTTcacgaaataattgaaattaatgcTTCTAAAAAGAACCATCCCTTTCTTATTTCATCAAATGAGTGTAGTTAACTTTTTCGACTTTGTTTGATCATTAGACTGCTTATCTACTCTGaggagaataataatttttatcaaaaagaGAATCACAGAATACACGTTATTGTATAAACTATATTAGAATAAGTCACTAGCATTATAATTGCTAATCTATTATGGCACTACTCAGGGAACAATTTAATATTATGCACCAGTTTCATTGATTATAATTGATCGCGAATAATCAATTTGTTTATCTGTTATTTAGAGATGGTAAATTGCACGGAAGCACATACTATGTGTATATTCTCTACAGTACACAAATTTCTATTCAAAAAGGTTTTGCCTAATTCTATTCAGACTTCATTTAACATGTATTATTACAATCTTTTCTTATAAGAATAATGGTATGAGTTGCGTTTATGACTCCAACTAGGCCCTTTAATTTCTGCCTTATATAGTAATActaaatattatgtatatttatacgtgacTCAACTTATTTATGGTGACATTGAATCAAAGTGAGTTATGGTAACTAGCTATATGTTCTCAAATTTAAACTAATTTGACACAAAAATTTCGTATACAGTCTCAACATTGAATAAGACATCATTAATATACTTTGTATTTAACTGTCACAATCTGAAAACTGTCTTTCGGCAATTTCGTATTGCAttttgtgtacgtgtataaaatcacttttcttattttttctacataaCTTGAACTATCCAAGTTGGTTTAAACCTACACATAGACAAAATAATGTATTACTTATCGCTAAGTATCTAAGTTGTGTTTAAAACATGACTAGAATGTTACCTATAACAGTGTCAAAGTATTATTCATCAATCTCATGACAGACCAATTTATTACTTGCATTTTATGCAACTGAGCTTCTCACTTATATTCATCATTTTAAGCATGTCCATAGTCCTCtagttttcaaatattataataaacaaCGATAAAATTAGGTGTTCAGACTATGATGTATTCCTATGCCATTCCGCGTAGtctataataatgatatctgATTCTCAcctaatattaaaaattcataattcacTGATGTTTGACTTCTCTCATCAGACTAGGATTATAAATGAATATCGTCATGCCTAGACACACTTCCACATTTTCTCTCAGTTTCTTTAAAATTACATGGTCTATATAAAATATCATGCAAGGCTGCTCTTACCGTCAATTCAAAATCAACAAGTATCATATAACCTATCCCTGATTTAACATTTGAGTAAATTGAATGAGGAAATAAAGTAGCCAAATGAAAAACTCAAATGGTACGATACTTAGCACCATATACTGTTCAAAGTAAAATAGTCATGATCACCTACGGAATGTATACTTCAGCTTGATACGACGCTGATGAATCTGGTGCGATCATTGTTAACTACTTATTCAACCCATTTTTCATAGTGACTGCCAGCGGTTCATCTCATCAAATCTGCAGCCCTCTGCCGATCTCGATGTACTTCCCGTGGATGCATTCTCTTCCGATGAGAGAAACAATTTCCAGAACTTGCAAAAGCCTTTGGACAATATGGGCACTGATAGGGCCTTGCGCCGGTATGTTGATTTATATGGAATTTCAAATCTTGATTCCTCTTGAACGTTTTGTCACATAACGGACAGGCGTGTGGTCTCAAATCTGAATGAGTAATACTGTGAGCACGCAACGTTGAGTTTGTGGGGTATACTCTGCCACAAACGTTACAAGGAAATTGAATACCACCATGATACTCCTTATGACGGAACAAATTAGACTGTGTTTTGAAACTGGAaagtaaatattatataatacaccTGACACATACATATGAATTAAAATAGCGAATGAGATGCCAATACTCACATTCTTCCACATATATCGCATCCGTATTTTCCTTTAGGCCGATGTGTTTCCAAATGTACTTTTAGGTTTCcctttgttgaaatttttttactacaAATGGGGCAGATAAAATTTCCAGTGGAATTGTCTGTATTCGTATGTAGCACTCCGTTTGTAGAGTACACTTGTTGCGACCTCAGTATAGGTTTGCCATCGAATCTTCGGTCTCTGGGTAAGTGCGACCACAAGTGATTTTGTAATCCAATTTGAGATATGAACGATCTAGCACATATCGTGCACTCATGGGGTTTTATATTCGGATTAtttacgtcgtcgtcgctttCCATGGATTCAAATTGTTTGGTATCATAAGACGGCTCTTGTTTGATCTCAACATTTCTGAAATACGTAATAAATTTTAGTCGACTCCAACTTTTTCAAAGCTTTGACACGATATTTACAGGGAAAATATTTCCACATGTATTATTTTATGCAGCTGTCTTTATTGAGACACTAACTTGTGTGTGAGAGAAATTGGTTCTGGTGATGAATTtctggatattttttcttcgttgtcCGACGTATCAGACATATCAGATGTTGGTTGTTCCAAAGCACATTGCAGGAACAACATTGGATCCACTTTAACTTCCATCTCTTCCATACTTTGCGTGTTCTGGCTGTCTTCATGGGATAATAAAGAAGCAGATTCCAACGGTTCCCCCTCGGCTAAAATTTCTATAGCACCCTAAGTCATGAAggggattaaaaattaaaaatcaatgagagatgaaaaagaattcttcgtcaaaattaaattattcctctactcaaaaaatgagaaatgttGCAATGTAAAGTATTCAGAATTGTTCGATAGAACTAACTTTAGTTAGAATTGAATGAAGCAATCCTCTATCTTCCATTCCTCTGGTATCTTCTTGGATGTCTAGGATTTTCTCATCATCCACGTCATCCGTCGacttttcattatcattaatttcTGATAGCTGTAATCTAAGTTTTTCCTGAGTTCGGTGCGCCATCGTTGTAAATCGGTGAATACCATCCAATCTTTTGGTGCATGTTGAACATACCATCTTTGGGAGTTTGTCATCGGTCGATACCTAGCAGTCACAAAAATATcaatcataattataattgacaaAGATTTCATTTACTGCTATAAAAATCTAAAACTTTAGGTTTTTCTGTCGAAAATGGTTTTTTGCAATTCGAAGCAATGCTATGCCAATGCTGttgcgaaatttcaaatatttcaaatgcTTCAAGACAGGGTATTTAGCAGTTTTGAATTTACATATGTTTATAATATCGAATTTTAGTCTTCCGATTCTGACATAGTGAAACTCCGTGACGTAAATTCAAGATTTGTGATGCCGAtaataaattcgaataatttagaCAAAATAGAAACAGCTCTTCTGTTTTGGAAAAGAAATATCatggtaaataataattaaaagtcACATTATCAACCATATATCTTACTTTAATTATtatgtattcaaatttttaataagAGTTAATAACATGTGCtctaattcgaaaaaattgatcagtaTCACGTGTATATCTGTAGCGCATACATATGAGTAGACTCCAATTTATCACCCTTGCCAACGTTCtcatacatattttcaattatccgTTATAGGTGCGCTCGTGTATAGCGCACACAGTACAGTGCTCATAGTTAATCAATAAAATGCTAATTTTTTAACACTTCCATACAACATGGCCATAACGATGTTAGCTTGTAAGCTAGAATTTTTCGTGTTATTGAGaataatttgaggaaaaaaaaaatcgcagcatCAGTACTCGGTGGAAActaaggaaaaaaacattggATCCATCGCACTTGACTATCTTTTCTATTTAGCCGAATTTGAAGTAGGTAGTAATTATGAAATTAAGCCtaaattgtttcaaaaaatcttcattaTGATAATTgtctttgaaatattcaattttgggTATAATTCTCACTCGTGTTAATGGCATCATTGAACGAGGGTTTTCTACCCGCTCACCACAATCTACATtggacaaataaaaaatttattagtatatgtaaatatttccGCTCACATCTCATGAAATCGGGATTATTTTCGAATGTCGAGAATGTGGATGAACGAGCTTAACAAATCCCATAAATATTGTTTCGTCTGGGTGCACACGCCGCCCTGTTTCTATCATCTGTGTCACTCATAACTGAATAATACAGCCTGCCATTTTTGAAAGATCTCTGTGCGAAATTCAACTCACCAACACATATAAATATTTCCGTATTTTTGCCTGGAGATAATGCCGCCTGCTTTCCtccgaaaaaatatacaccccGTCATCTTTCGATAGATTGTTAGCACAAATTCTACACTGTTCTCGTTCTCTATCTCGTTCAAAATCGCGGCCAGCCGTGCCCATttcaaaataagaaaaaaaaaataaaaaaaaataaataatttttccgtttagggaaaatatttgtgtgtataacaaattgaaaaatgctttcacatttttttctttatttttaaaaaatatgataatgcTCCCTTGTTtaatctacgaatttttcagcaGTTCATGTTTATATATGACGGAACTTGCAGCGTCTGAGAGGGTTGATTATTGTAACGATCTTTTTTACTTATGACCCCTAGGATTGGTGAGATTACTCTGACACCGTCGACGCTTTAAAAACGACGTCGGCGCCGGGCGTCGGCGTCTCCCCCGAAACGAGTGCtcaatacaaaatatataatagcattcgtcgatttgaaaaacatatgtatataacgaacgattgttttatttatagatataGAGTACCGACGACTCTAGTAAATCCAGGAACACTGGATGCTGCCGGGTGTTTGTTTTTGAGAGCGACGTTTTATCGACCCCGCTTTTTCAAATAAAGGGCCACCTTCCCACAGAATCGCATAACTCTAATATGACAAAGAATGCCGAGGAATAAATGTGAATCAAAATGCAACGCTTAATTGGTCGGCCATTTTCCTTCACTACCTTCTTTGGACGAATGTATTACTCTTATAATTTATGTTAGAAATATAGATAATTCcgattttgaattgaaaagttGTCTGTTCAATAAATTCATTGGCTAATTGAAATAACTTTGTCGATTGTATTTTCGACGACCTCGTGACTATATGGACTGATCAAAACTGATTCATTTGAATTCGACAATTCCCGCCATTCAAAAATTCGGTGATAGCGCTATATTTGCATTTTCGTATCGAGAGACAGATAGTCCCGTGTACGGGTGAAATCCATCGACACTTgtttgctaaaaaaaaatcaatactcAATAATTAGTAATTAATATATGCCGTATCATGTAAAGAGAAAACTATTAGGGATGTGTGTGTTGCAGTCGCACTCTGAAGCAATATCAAATTCGAATCatatttatattgaaaaaatcgttgaccgaagatttgtacaaattttcagTCAACGCAAGATTGTGTCCTCCTATTCGTCAAAACCAATTATGAGCTATATCTAAATTCCATCCGTATTTGACatatcgagaaaaagaaagtaattTTCTCGACAAACAAATGATTCCTCGCGATGTAGCGTGCAAAATGCACACAAAATTTTAGTTTTCAGATTTGAAATACttatcataaatattttatattactataaaatttgaaaaactactTCACCCAATGCTTGATATACATAGGCCAGAAGTacatttcaagaaaaaaatgttttcagaGCAATTTTAAATTTCCAATATAAGAGAGTGATAATTTTACatgtaacaaaaataaaaccgtatgaattggaaaattcggTGTCATGAGATTCAGCATCTGCATAGATTTATAGTTGACAATGTTGAGGTCACAGCATTGCGGTTTCGTCTCGTTGTTATACAGCGTTGGAGATAAGCCATTGAATTTGTGGTCGAAACATATTTCTCTCGATGGAAGAATAAGACGAGTCGAAGACCAGATGCTGAGAGGCGATAAGGTAATTGAAATAATGGGACCCCATCAAACTTCCATACCCACCAACATAACTTGCCCTGCAAACCCAATGGACGTCTTAAACATAAAGTTACCCATTCTAGTCCTTGTTGTTAAAAACTTGGAACTCATATTCAAACTTGAATTTCAGGTGAGTATACGGAATTATACCTTAGTATGTACTTCTCATATGATCTAGCCaagcattcatttattcaaaaaaattttctggctACTCTATAGGTGATCGACAAACTAAGGCATCGTCGACAATTTTCCCTTGCCACTCACAACCACGAAAAGATCCCGCTAGCCTATCCAAACGCAGCTCATATACCATTAAAGTTAGATGAGAGTTGGAACAATCTCGAAATAAATCTACAACACTTATGTAACGAGGTCTATAGGTCTGACTATCAAGCTATGCAAAGAATAATTATCTACTCAAATTGTCGACTCAGGAGAGTATATTTTCAAGATAGACATTACGAGCAGGATGAAACGCCAATCCAACTATGCCAGGCATTTTTTGACATGTATATGTTGAAATGGGGGATTCATTTAGTCGAAAGAAGTTGTCAAACAGAGGACATGTATACAGGTTTGTCTATGATAATTCTTTCCAATTACCTAAATCAATGTTTTCCTTGCATTCACCCCATTACATTCTATtcaattcaatattttttgatatcaGAGGTTTTACCATTCATTTTCTGATGGGTAATatgtattattttgttttactttGATCCTAAATATCTTTGATCAAGGTCTACTACAACCATGCGACTTAGAATACATTGCGACTGAGAGTAATATGTCAGTAAGTCTGATGACAACAAGCCTTCCCTTCAATAAGGAcctacaaaaaaatgaaatcaaacaaATTGTGGAGAAAAATATTGCTTACTCTATGACCCTAGATGATGGTAGAAATAAATTACTGAAGAACAATTCTAAATCTGTAAATCGATTAGGTTTGCAAACAGGATTATCTGATCAGTTCAACGTTAAAACATTAAACGAGAAGCGTAGTCCTAGTGTTAGTAATTACAATGTCAACATTCTACACCTAACGCAAGATCAGGACAGAAGAACTCTTGAAGcatctgagaaaaaaagatcagattgtcaaagcaaaaaagataaagaacaAAGCAAAGATAAGTTAACAAGTCAAAATAGTGAAGCAAAGTCTTTGAGctttacagagaaaaaagtaactcTGAAATCTTTTCCCCACATAGATAAAAgtcaatatttgaaaaaacagatgggtgaaaatttcatgacttcaaatcaaaaagaaattgatcagAGTCGAAGTAACACAATAGAAAGTGAAACGCGCCATAAAGTAAATGAAGTGTTCAATTCAAAGAACAGTGACACAAAACCTGCTCTGCGTTCTGGTTCGAACTATTCGgttccaaatttttcatcattggaGCACAAATGCATCAAGAAGCCCACAAATGGCACCGTACAGAACTCGAAAGGGCAAATCGATCCAAGCATACATAAAATAAAGCCTGATTCAAACAATTCAAGCAATTCAACAAAAATTGTATGTCATCAGGGTGATGGGCTGTTAAGTCACAGTTTTAAAGCTATAGAAGAAGTCATCTGTGAAGTGCAGAAGATCAAACAACAACTGAATAATTGTGATCTGGGAAAAAGAATATCTTATGAAAGGAACGAAGTAAGATCTGAATATTCATCATACAATGTGCCTTCTATAGTCGAGATACAAGCAACTCCATCAGAAATGGGAGCAAATAAGACAGTACTTTCAACCGACGAAGCTGTATGTGACTTTTTGGAACTTCGCCACgcagtgaacaaaaaaattctagataAACTGAAAGATAAAGGGCTAACTTTGACAGAAGTTGAATTGTCGATATATAATtctaaaaatcgaagaaattgtTATGGTCAGGGAAAACTTATAGAAAGTGGAAAAGGTTGCACCAACAAAGGAAGTGGTGCTAGGGCTATTGAAACATTAAAAATGGACTCATCGCTGGAGAAAGAAAGGTTGACTTTGAACGATGAAATATGCACACAGCTGAGAAACGAGTTAGATACTGCATTGATGCAATTAAAATCAACGCAGGTTCGTcctacaaaaaaattcatcaaagaTACAATAACGGCtacagtgaaaaataattctcatcgatcaaattcaaatttcttcaCTGTTAAAGAGGCTCGAAATATAAAGAATAAAGTGCATAATGAGAATACACTAAAATGTGATGCAGAGGTGACACCTCGAACTGAATTTGTTGAGGATAATAAACATCAGACTGCTTTCATTAGAAACTTAGATCAATATCCTGATTCAGAAATAATCAATACCTTGTTCCAACGGCGGGTGTATAACTCTGGGGTTGAAAACCGAAGTTTTTAAATAAAACTCCTTCATGATGAATTCATGACTTCTGGATTTTGTTGCATTGTGTTTTATGAGTACTGTTTACCACCTTTTACAATCactagaataattttcaaatttttacgcaagatcaatagaaaaaaatgcaaatatatTGTGCAACATGATTTCAGTCTAATCCcattttcgacaaacttttttttgcatttacTAATTTTGAGCGtagaacaaaatcaaaaaataagagaagttGTTCAGTAAATCTTCAATGCTGGACATAGTACACAGACATATCTGGTATGTATTGCACAATTTTATCGTATAGCTTGCCACGATTGGAAATgactgaaaatcgaaagatgAATCAAAGTACATCAAGGGACAAAGGAAAGATATCACACTGTGTGATTTTCTGATTGGACTGGCTGTGACATCATTGTTGGAATAAGTAAATTTATATGCTAATTTCAGAATTTGTATGTACAAATACTCGTACTGAAACACGTGGTAAAGGCACGAGAATGAGGtggatttattattttataattaggtTTAGTGTGCATCAGAACATGCTGTAGTAACAAAACGTTCAATTGTTGAATGAGGTACTCATTAGATGAATGATTACTCAACGTCAACACTTTGCTTTGTTTtgaataggaagaaaaagtttGAACTCTGCGGGCAGTTCGTCTTCTGAATACAGTCTGTCGGAAAAGTAAACTCGGCGTATTCTACAATTTGCATGAATTTGAACTCTTAAAGTTTCCACATAATTCGTTCCATAAGCTCTGCGTGTGAAGTCAGCAAGGTTAAACTGGATCTGATTCCAACCATCATCCAAACGCATAGGCATTGTACAGATGAATGGTTTCACTCTTGTTGTTGATTGATAATTGCTTGCCCGAAATCGTCTTCGCACATTCTTATCATCTATTACCTAAAAGTAAATTGAAACTATATTTTATCAACATAATTTATAACAGCAACTGTTACTGTTACAATTACAATAGTTTCTTTGATCATATTCAAATAATGGGTTGCAATCTTTTAGCTGacagtatataatatttcacaCAGATATGAAGGACTGAAAACCACAGCAATTATTGTTTGAAATCTATCTTACCTGCACTTCAaacgtgaaatatttcttcaaattctttaTGATCATAACCAGGAAGGGTAATTTGATGCCGAGAGTTTTTCTTGGATCAGCTGGACACGTGATATAAGTTGTGCTTACATTACTGCCAAGTATTTCTAGCACTAGACTCTGAATGTCGTTGTCTGTGATTCTTTTGATGTGAccatttctcacttttttatcCCAAATCTGCAAAGGCTTGCTGCCGATGCTATACAATATAGATAAAAAACCGCTTTGGAAAgtatttttaaacattttcaaatcgtCGTATTAAAGTTCTGCTATATAATGGCTCAATTTGTGTTGGATATTTTCCAAACACTGCTGAGACGAACtcaaatgatttttcgattcttgaAGTTTCCAAACTTTATATCTTACACTGTCTCAATAACCAAACTTTTCtcaacaaaatttgaaacgtgGTAGGTACTTTCTTTTTGAACGTCGTCATTAGTTCATGAGTAAACGACTAGGCTTATCCGTGATGAGAAACATTTATTGTTTTAGCTTTTCCAGAAATTGTGCAAATTTTCATGCAACtttgacattttttgaaaaaaatttaaatagcTCACCGCTCGGGAAGATAAACCCGGCACAGGGGTTACATTCCCAATGTTCGGGATTTGTTTGATCAATAACGCCATGCGCAACAGCAAACTGTTGACTGGTAATACACGTGAAACAGATTGGTGGCGCCCACCAAAAAGCACTCAAAATGCAAAGCGGGCAATTTCATGCTGACGCTTGACGTCGATTTTTAGCGTCAAATGTAGTCACGTGGTATCATTTTGACAGATGTGCCATCGAAATTATGAATGGACAATCATCACCGTCCATTCATTATGATCATCTGTGATCATAATCACAGCTTGATTTCCAATTATTTCCTCATTTTatcctattttttccaatttttgtcggtttttttaatcaatttttcaattagttcATCTCTCCAAGGCCCTGAAGACGACTAATGGTATGCAACCAAAATAACACCATCCCGGATTTATTCCCAAgttgtttctaattttttcaaatatttttcatttgtgccaCCCCTGAGTAGGTACAGGGCCTTTAAATTAATTGTGCGGCACTATTTCAGGCCCCGCCCATTGTGAGAACAGCTAGCGCCAtatggcggatttttcgtgaactaaaatcacggatttcttgccccttgacgtcaggccaTGTATTGCGGGTCGGGATGTATAATGCGAGTGCcgtacaattaatttcaaggGCCCGCACCCACCCAGGGGcggcacaaataaaaaatatttgaaaaaatcggaaaaaattagaaacaacTTGGGAATAAATTCGGGATGGTGTTATTTTGGTTGCATACTATTAGTCGTCTTCAGGGCCTTGGAGAGATgaactaattgaaaaaaatcgaataaaattaggaaaaaattgggaatcaATCTATAATTATGATTACAGATGATCATAATgatgatcatcatcatccgtTTATATTTTCGATGGCACTTTGTCGAAATAACACCTCGTGACTATATTTGACGCTTAAAAATCTGTATCAAGCGTCAGCATGAAATTCCACCTTGATAAATACTATTTACACCAATAATGGAGAGGACGGATTATGGAGGATGGATGCATCCATTTTCAGTACGGTTGCTATTGATTTCTGTTTACAGAGGATCAATGGGTAGCTAAAATTGCATGGAGATTAAGCTCAGCTTCGCCCACtaatacataataaaatatatcagTGGCTTTGCCACAGACTTTACTGTAAGACACAAAAACGTACTTCGTATAATTTAAATCGGAAACACCACTAAGAGCTTCGTAACATTGTTGTAATTGTTTATTGATTTCGAATACAAACCGATAATGTTCTGGCGGGTAGAAGCCGTTATTGCCGAATCTATCCTGTCGATTCCGTCCTTTTAGATTCATCTTTTACTGCCACAaaagatattattattattatgatgatGATCATCATCATTTATGTTGGACATTAAGAACTTCCTTTGTtcaaaaatggattttttttttttatcatacaattgaaaaataatgaattaccATCATCCCAATAAATAGATGAGCTTGCTTTTCACAAATTCATATCTCAAAAAAGCACAGCACAAATTTATAACAGACTCAATTTGAGCTTTCATTCACCATTCACGGACATGAAGCTACAGAAATttggaattcttcaattcatttGATTGGATGGAGGATAGACACATAGACGTTGGCTTAAAATGACTTCTACAGTCATCGGTTATATTACAGTAGATACAATCATTTCAATCGATTTGCAGAGAAAATCACGTCTCAATTCATAGCAAACAGTTCTAAAATTAACTTTCAGCATTTCAATCGTTCGACTTTTCCTTTCCTCGAAAAGACAC from Athalia rosae chromosome 1, iyAthRosa1.1, whole genome shotgun sequence carries:
- the LOC105685206 gene encoding cilia- and flagella-associated protein 20; its protein translation is MFKNTFQSGFLSILYSIGSKPLQIWDKKVRNGHIKRITDNDIQSLVLEILGSNVSTTYITCPADPRKTLGIKLPFLVMIIKNLKKYFTFEVQVIDDKNVRRRFRASNYQSTTRVKPFICTMPMRLDDGWNQIQFNLADFTRRAYGTNYVETLRVQIHANCRIRRVYFSDRLYSEDELPAEFKLFLPIQNKAKC